From the genome of Eucalyptus grandis isolate ANBG69807.140 chromosome 2, ASM1654582v1, whole genome shotgun sequence, one region includes:
- the LOC104430786 gene encoding probable transcription factor At4g00390, which yields MASSGEYGSASGSGSDSDSNSDLEVATRRPSSAAKAGTGTVRPVAVPGSSQPSSSKRARKGGDAGHGAGPSMVMDIAERLINRSESEVRDKMRELKRKFEKATRTGRIGKTPHDRKIFELSRVLWGSGGSGVPTSPKKKGRHAAAPLKLPEEESSEERDLAGVSSLLELNGVGLDEDILRVGMRMVDRSRVEEIKERLRELRMAEVQMAGERAILLNDLAKLLMDGYRTARK from the coding sequence ATGGCCTCGTCTGGAGAGTACGGGTCCGCGTCCGGGTCCGGGTCCGACTCCGACTCCAACTCCGATCTCGAAGTAGCAACGAGAAGGCCCTCTTCCGCCGCGAAAGCTGGGACCGGCACTGTGCGGCCCGTCGCCGTGCCGGGCAGTTCTCAACCCTCCTCCTCTAAGAGGGCAAGGAAGGGCGGTGATGCTGGGCACGGGGCCGGGCCGTCCATGGTTATGGATATTGCGGAGCGACTTATTAACAGGAGTGAATCGGAAGTGCGGGATAAGATGAGGGAGCTGAAGCGTAAGTTCGAGAAGGCGACTAGAACCGGGCGTATCGGGAAGACGCCTCATGATCGTAAGATCTTTGAGCTTTCCCGAGTCCTCTGGGGCAGCGGCGGCAGCGGAGTGCCCACCTCCCCAAAGAAGAAGGGCAGGCACGCTGCTGCCCCGTTGAAATTGCCAGAGGAAGAGTCGTCTGAGGAGAGAGACTTGGCTGGCGTGTCTTCGCTGTTGGAGCTAAATGGAGTCGGGCTTGACGAGGATATCTTGAGAGTTGGGATGAGGATGGTCGACCGCTCAAGAGTGGAGGAAATCAAGGAGAGGTTGCGGGAGCTCCGAATGGCGGAGGTGCAGATGGCGGGGGAGAGAGCGATCCTGCTGAATGACCTGGCCAAATTGCTAATGGACGGGTACCGCACGGCAAGAAAATAG